A genomic window from Paucibacter sp. KCTC 42545 includes:
- a CDS encoding PEP-CTERM sorting domain-containing protein yields MKFLKTTFAGVALLACMAGVQATPINVGGVVWDPDYVAPGGAETDFIAEHQFTQWFGSTNYAKGTVNYGDAAGIGSVLSTVDGVSPGATGFVLQGVGRLGRINDNASNIGSGFGAAGSFCPGCEVTFGFGGIGLNKNNTFDLTNAWVTLYVDTSTLYTSPPAGQVGADKALDGTVWLDAKFNSLAFTSGNVASGFTAADLQVIGGLAAGNFDPNLLKFNSSAFFNPNAKYSSGGNGSITGNTIPEPSSLALIGLSLVGLGFARRKANKA; encoded by the coding sequence ATGAAATTTCTGAAGACGACTTTCGCTGGCGTGGCCTTGCTGGCCTGCATGGCCGGCGTTCAAGCTACCCCGATCAATGTGGGCGGCGTGGTTTGGGATCCAGACTATGTGGCACCGGGTGGCGCTGAGACTGACTTCATCGCTGAACACCAATTCACGCAGTGGTTCGGCAGCACAAACTATGCCAAGGGCACCGTCAACTACGGCGACGCAGCAGGCATTGGATCGGTGCTGTCCACCGTTGACGGTGTGAGCCCTGGCGCCACCGGATTTGTGTTGCAGGGCGTTGGTCGCCTGGGCCGCATCAATGACAACGCCAGCAATATCGGCTCTGGCTTCGGCGCTGCAGGCAGCTTCTGCCCAGGCTGCGAAGTGACCTTTGGCTTTGGCGGCATTGGCCTGAACAAGAACAACACCTTTGACCTGACCAATGCTTGGGTTACCTTGTACGTGGACACCAGCACCCTCTACACCAGCCCACCGGCTGGGCAAGTCGGTGCCGACAAGGCCTTGGATGGCACCGTCTGGCTTGACGCGAAGTTCAACAGCCTTGCCTTCACGAGCGGTAACGTCGCTAGCGGTTTCACAGCTGCCGACCTGCAAGTGATCGGCGGTTTGGCCGCTGGTAACTTCGACCCTAATCTGCTGAAGTTCAATTCAAGCGCCTTCTTCAACCCGAATGCCAAGTACTCGTCCGGCGGCAACGGCTCCATTACGGGCAACACCATCCCTGAACCTTCTAGCCTGGCCCTGATCGGCCTGAGCTTGGTTGGCCTGGGCTTTGCCCGCCGCAAGGCAAACAAGGCTTAA
- a CDS encoding S1 family peptidase produces MSGAGSGFNRRSVVGWLAVVGMPSGAQELTPSRAGAPVDLPSLIKRSRSSVLLVGTFGETDSPRFSFRGTGFVAAEGNLVITNKHVLPEGGEMTGGRRLVVRAATGPTGRWVMREVEVLKLDRERDLALLRVQGEALSPLALASDQVAQEGKSVAILGFPVGGALGFSLVTHRGIISSITPIALPQASAQALNEKSIRKLREATFNILQLDATAYPGNSGGPVIDLETGAVVGVLNMVLIKGSRETALTHPTGISYAIPVDLVTKLLARAD; encoded by the coding sequence ATGAGCGGAGCAGGCTCTGGTTTTAACCGCCGTTCGGTAGTTGGGTGGTTGGCTGTGGTCGGCATGCCTAGCGGGGCTCAGGAGCTCACGCCGAGCAGGGCTGGTGCCCCGGTTGATTTGCCGTCCTTGATCAAACGGTCTCGTTCTTCCGTGTTGCTTGTGGGCACTTTCGGGGAAACCGATAGTCCCCGCTTTTCGTTCCGGGGTACAGGCTTCGTAGCGGCGGAAGGCAATTTGGTGATCACCAATAAGCATGTCTTGCCGGAAGGCGGTGAGATGACTGGAGGACGGCGCTTGGTGGTTCGAGCCGCAACGGGTCCCACGGGTCGATGGGTGATGCGAGAGGTGGAAGTCCTTAAGCTTGACCGTGAGCGGGATTTGGCATTGCTGCGAGTCCAGGGCGAGGCGCTTAGTCCTTTGGCTTTGGCCTCGGATCAGGTGGCCCAGGAAGGCAAGAGCGTGGCGATTCTGGGCTTCCCAGTCGGTGGCGCGCTGGGTTTTTCTTTGGTAACCCATCGTGGCATCATTTCCTCAATCACGCCGATTGCATTGCCTCAGGCGTCGGCGCAAGCGTTGAACGAAAAGTCGATTCGAAAATTGCGCGAAGCTACGTTCAATATTCTTCAGTTGGATGCGACGGCTTATCCAGGAAATAGCGGCGGGCCGGTCATCGATTTGGAGACAGGTGCCGTGGTGGGTGTGTTGAATATGGTGCTCATTAAGGGGTCACGAGAGACCGCGTTAACGCACCCGACCGGGATCAGCTATGCGATCCCGGTTGACCTCGTCACGAAGTTGCTGGCGCGCGCGGACTGA
- a CDS encoding GNAT family N-acetyltransferase: MTKIRGSSLKKKFHQGLRKLFGVLPANFRFSIYRRMVECDPAPDLRLELKIADTQEELEDCFKLLHGAYVASGFMLPDPSGMRITIYHSLPTTTTLCAKYDGKVVGTISMIREGVFGFPLQSVFDLQQVKAKGGNIAEISALAVHPDFRATGGAILFPLMKFMHQYCTEYFDTRHLVIAVNPEKIELYEALLFFERLQANVVDQYDFANGAPAVGATLDLHHAAEIFKAGYKGRPSRKNLHRYFFMQNLPNIKLPKRRYFTTNDPVMTPALLDYFFNEKSKVFEAMDDRKKSLLWSIYDLIEYRRILPMLSGTALESHPLRRHQRYSIRCPAQIRFDVDGRSREFVLNIIEISLSGFQAECRIDVPLKVPGHASIVLGAADTSEVKAVALRSKVTDVGVFYGFRVEEADVVWRSCVTALEMGQTSADLSLA; encoded by the coding sequence ATGACAAAGATTCGCGGCTCTAGCCTAAAGAAGAAATTTCACCAGGGTCTTCGAAAGCTCTTTGGGGTGCTGCCTGCAAATTTTCGCTTCAGCATTTACCGACGCATGGTGGAATGTGACCCGGCGCCGGATCTTCGCCTGGAATTGAAAATTGCAGATACCCAGGAGGAGTTGGAGGATTGTTTCAAGCTCTTGCATGGCGCTTATGTCGCGAGCGGATTTATGCTGCCAGATCCTTCTGGAATGCGCATCACGATTTATCACTCGCTGCCAACTACAACCACCTTGTGTGCAAAGTATGACGGTAAGGTGGTTGGCACCATTTCGATGATCCGGGAAGGTGTGTTCGGATTTCCATTGCAGTCGGTCTTTGACTTGCAGCAGGTAAAAGCTAAAGGCGGCAATATCGCAGAGATATCAGCTTTGGCTGTGCATCCGGACTTTCGTGCTACCGGGGGTGCCATTCTGTTTCCATTGATGAAGTTTATGCATCAATATTGCACGGAATATTTTGATACCCGTCATCTTGTTATTGCGGTCAACCCGGAGAAAATTGAGCTCTATGAGGCGCTGCTGTTCTTCGAGCGTTTACAGGCCAATGTTGTCGATCAGTACGACTTTGCGAATGGCGCACCTGCTGTAGGTGCGACCTTAGATTTGCATCATGCCGCGGAGATATTCAAAGCTGGATACAAAGGAAGGCCAAGTCGGAAGAATTTGCATCGCTATTTCTTCATGCAGAATTTGCCCAATATAAAATTGCCGAAGAGACGCTATTTCACAACCAATGATCCGGTCATGACGCCGGCTTTGCTTGATTACTTTTTTAATGAAAAAAGTAAAGTGTTTGAGGCGATGGATGACCGCAAGAAGTCTTTGCTTTGGTCGATTTATGACCTGATCGAGTACCGCCGAATTTTGCCAATGCTGTCTGGGACGGCACTTGAGTCGCATCCCTTGCGGCGCCATCAGCGCTATTCAATCAGGTGTCCTGCTCAAATACGCTTTGATGTGGATGGGCGTTCTAGAGAATTTGTCTTGAACATCATAGAAATTTCTCTGTCTGGTTTTCAGGCCGAATGCAGGATTGATGTTCCGCTTAAGGTTCCGGGGCATGCGAGCATTGTTTTGGGTGCTGCCGACACTTCTGAAGTTAAAGCGGTTGCACTGCGTTCGAAGGTGACAGACGTTGGTGTGTTCTATGGCTTCCGTGTCGAGGAGGCGGACGTCGTTTGGCGCTCCTGCGTGACCGCCTTGGAGATGGGGCAAACCTCGGCCGATTTGTCGCTTGCATGA
- the prsT gene encoding XrtA/PEP-CTERM system TPR-repeat protein PrsT produces MNFKGHGVTPLFLSLVLALSACSGGSAESMLKSAKEHISKKESNAAVIQLKNALQKQPANPEARYLLGKVLLETGDPVGAEVELIKAQDLGYSAEEIAPHLAKSLLAQGKIEPLLTRFAKSKLVNPAANAELRAAVALAFAQQGKSDEAKNALQESFAADPNNISAQLLQARMYIHQRQFPAAMAVLDKLVGSAPSNADAWQLKGDALLESGAPSEAALAAYRQAIKVDKKNLQSYVAIIWTEFGKKDIEAARNDIAELAKIFPDHPQTRFFLGMIALEKSDLKAAQEQAQYLLKVTPDSPRTLQLAGVVEFRRNSLIQAESYLKKFIKVAPESMQAASRLMLGQIYNRNGDPAKALNVLQPLLVDDSPYPAAFSLAAEAYMQQGDSAGAQNYFSKAVKSNPKDIRSRTALALAKIAKGGDSGFEELKAISRDDKEITADLALFSSYLNVKRWDAAAQVLETIAKKQPDRPSAENLRGRMEMMRGDRVAARAAFERALKIDPKFYPAVATLASLDQDDKKLDAAIARLKAWIALEPKDLRAQLSVIELQSLSGKPSSEIEEALAKLVKEWPNESGPRLLLIRKLVDRKELKAALTLARDGVIAAPDQPTMLATLSQVEQLNGESNQAVATANKWMALQPNSVQPLLRLAELYVALKDPSAAAQSLTRALAIDERYLPAQRMLIAIEVGRGRVDSARKVIKVVQTQRPNDAIGQVLEAELESTQKNWAGAVAAYQSALNKNPSTDIAIKTHYAYLSGGKTAEGGAFATRWLQKNPSDVAFIYYLGDLALTGKQYAQAEQHYRAVLKLQPENAAALNNVAWLLNLDKKPDALEYAERAVKLQPKQAPLLDTLAEIYASRGQLEKAIEVQKQALSLAPDAHLHRLHLATFYVSAGKKAEAKVELKRLADLGDKFPAQDTVKKLSIGL; encoded by the coding sequence ATGAATTTCAAAGGCCATGGCGTGACGCCATTGTTCCTGAGCTTAGTGCTCGCGCTTTCGGCTTGTTCCGGGGGGTCGGCAGAAAGTATGTTGAAGTCGGCAAAGGAGCATATTTCCAAAAAGGAATCGAATGCTGCTGTCATCCAGTTGAAGAATGCATTGCAAAAGCAGCCGGCTAATCCTGAGGCGCGCTATTTGCTTGGTAAAGTCTTGCTTGAGACCGGGGACCCAGTTGGCGCTGAAGTTGAGTTGATTAAGGCGCAAGATTTGGGTTATTCCGCCGAAGAGATTGCTCCGCATCTGGCTAAAAGCTTGCTGGCTCAAGGGAAGATTGAACCTTTGCTCACTCGCTTCGCCAAGTCAAAGTTGGTGAATCCTGCTGCGAATGCTGAGTTAAGGGCTGCGGTGGCTTTAGCCTTTGCGCAACAAGGCAAGAGCGATGAGGCAAAGAATGCACTGCAAGAATCTTTTGCTGCAGACCCGAATAATATCTCGGCGCAGTTGCTTCAAGCGCGCATGTATATCCACCAGCGCCAATTCCCGGCCGCTATGGCCGTGCTTGATAAATTAGTGGGATCGGCACCTAGCAACGCTGATGCTTGGCAGTTGAAAGGCGACGCTTTACTGGAGAGCGGAGCGCCGTCAGAAGCTGCATTGGCAGCTTACCGGCAGGCTATTAAAGTTGATAAGAAGAATCTGCAGTCGTACGTTGCAATCATTTGGACCGAATTTGGCAAGAAGGATATTGAGGCGGCTAGGAATGATATAGCGGAATTGGCGAAAATATTCCCAGATCATCCGCAGACAAGATTTTTCCTAGGCATGATTGCGCTGGAGAAAAGCGACTTGAAGGCTGCACAAGAGCAGGCGCAGTATCTTTTGAAGGTGACGCCGGATAGCCCTAGAACATTGCAGTTGGCGGGGGTTGTTGAATTCCGTAGAAATTCCCTGATTCAGGCTGAGAGCTATCTAAAGAAGTTCATCAAAGTTGCACCGGAGTCGATGCAGGCGGCGAGTCGTTTGATGTTAGGTCAAATATATAACCGAAACGGTGACCCGGCCAAAGCCTTGAACGTTTTGCAGCCTCTTCTGGTCGATGACTCGCCTTATCCTGCTGCTTTTTCTTTGGCGGCAGAGGCCTATATGCAACAGGGTGATTCGGCTGGGGCTCAGAACTATTTTTCAAAGGCGGTGAAGAGTAATCCAAAGGATATTAGGAGCCGCACCGCATTGGCTTTGGCAAAGATTGCTAAGGGCGGGGATAGTGGTTTCGAAGAGTTGAAGGCTATTTCTCGAGATGACAAAGAGATAACTGCAGATTTGGCCTTGTTTAGCTCGTACTTGAATGTCAAACGGTGGGATGCCGCCGCGCAGGTGCTCGAGACTATTGCGAAGAAACAACCAGACCGGCCGTCCGCTGAAAATCTTCGTGGTCGTATGGAAATGATGCGCGGAGACCGAGTGGCGGCGCGTGCTGCATTTGAGCGGGCGCTCAAAATTGATCCGAAGTTTTATCCTGCGGTGGCAACCTTGGCCTCTCTTGATCAGGATGATAAAAAACTTGATGCCGCAATTGCTAGATTGAAAGCATGGATCGCTCTTGAGCCCAAGGATTTGCGTGCGCAATTGAGCGTCATTGAACTTCAGTCTTTGTCTGGAAAGCCTTCTTCCGAAATTGAAGAGGCGCTGGCAAAGTTGGTCAAGGAATGGCCAAATGAGTCCGGTCCGCGCCTGTTGCTGATTCGCAAGTTAGTTGACCGCAAAGAGTTAAAAGCAGCGTTGACACTTGCCCGCGACGGGGTAATTGCCGCACCTGATCAGCCCACTATGCTTGCGACGCTTTCGCAAGTTGAACAACTGAATGGTGAGTCTAATCAGGCGGTTGCGACGGCCAACAAATGGATGGCATTGCAACCAAACTCGGTTCAGCCGTTGTTACGTTTGGCGGAATTGTATGTGGCGCTGAAGGATCCATCTGCGGCGGCGCAGAGTTTGACTCGGGCCCTAGCAATCGATGAGCGATATTTGCCTGCACAAAGAATGCTGATTGCTATTGAGGTGGGGCGAGGGCGTGTAGATTCAGCACGCAAGGTGATAAAGGTTGTTCAGACTCAACGTCCAAACGATGCCATCGGCCAGGTTTTGGAAGCTGAGTTGGAGAGTACGCAGAAAAATTGGGCGGGGGCAGTTGCCGCTTATCAGTCCGCCTTGAACAAAAACCCGAGCACAGACATAGCGATCAAAACTCACTATGCCTATCTGTCAGGGGGCAAGACGGCAGAGGGTGGCGCGTTCGCAACGCGTTGGCTGCAGAAAAATCCTTCTGATGTCGCATTTATTTATTACTTGGGTGACTTGGCATTGACGGGCAAGCAATATGCTCAGGCGGAGCAGCATTATCGGGCGGTGCTTAAATTGCAGCCTGAAAATGCTGCTGCTTTGAATAATGTTGCTTGGCTTTTGAATCTCGACAAGAAGCCTGATGCCTTGGAGTACGCTGAGCGAGCCGTTAAATTGCAGCCGAAACAAGCGCCATTGCTGGATACTTTGGCAGAAATCTATGCAAGCAGAGGACAATTGGAAAAGGCCATCGAGGTGCAAAAGCAGGCGTTGAGCCTGGCGCCGGATGCACATTTGCATCGCTTACATCTGGCAACTTTTTACGTTTCTGCAGGCAAGAAGGCGGAGGCGAAAGTGGAATTGAAGCGCCTGGCTGATTTGGGGGACAAATTTCCAGCGCAAGATACGGTTAAGAAATTGTCCATCGGGCTTTGA
- the prsR gene encoding PEP-CTERM-box response regulator transcription factor, which translates to MSSERPSAPLLIVEDDLALQKQLKWSLDRYESVVADDVASAVLQFRRHSPAVVTMDLGLPPDQDSVSEGFRCLEKLLEIDPAVKVIVLTGQNDQDNALRAIRMGAYDFLAKPVEPEVLSLTVERAYRLYELQQENRRLQTAQQTEALSGLVTRDPGMLRICRTLEKVASSDATVLLLGESGTGKELLAQGLHETSKRKGRFVAINCAAIPENLLESELFGYEKGAFTGASKTTVGKIETANGGTLMLDEIGDLPMALQAKLLRFLQERSIERVGGRQEIPIDIRVLGATHQNLKSLISEGKFREDLYYRLAEIVLEIPPLRERCGDAVLLANVFLKKYAAERRRPTMSFAEDAVRAIELHQWPGNVRELQNVVKRASIMADGDRVTVQDIDLPVEVPDLESNDSFPSLKVVRENAEREAVVNALARSNGNIGKAALMLGVSRPTLYDLMSKLNIT; encoded by the coding sequence ATGAGTTCTGAACGCCCTTCGGCTCCATTGTTGATCGTAGAAGATGATCTAGCCCTGCAAAAACAATTGAAATGGTCCTTGGACCGTTATGAATCGGTTGTAGCGGACGACGTCGCTTCCGCGGTGTTGCAGTTCCGGCGTCACTCGCCGGCCGTGGTCACTATGGACCTCGGTTTGCCGCCAGATCAAGATTCGGTGTCTGAAGGCTTCCGATGTTTGGAGAAGTTGCTGGAGATTGACCCGGCCGTAAAAGTCATCGTCTTGACTGGGCAAAACGATCAAGACAATGCCTTGCGGGCGATTCGAATGGGCGCCTACGACTTTCTCGCTAAACCCGTGGAACCCGAAGTCCTAAGTTTGACGGTCGAGCGGGCCTATCGTTTGTATGAACTGCAACAGGAAAACCGGCGTTTGCAGACTGCGCAACAGACTGAAGCGCTAAGTGGCTTGGTGACCCGCGATCCCGGCATGCTCCGTATATGCAGAACGCTGGAAAAGGTGGCGAGCAGCGATGCCACTGTTTTATTGCTGGGTGAAAGCGGCACCGGCAAAGAGCTCTTGGCTCAAGGTCTACACGAGACCTCCAAAAGAAAGGGGCGATTCGTTGCTATCAATTGCGCAGCGATCCCCGAGAATCTGTTGGAAAGTGAGCTTTTTGGATACGAAAAGGGTGCTTTTACAGGCGCGTCAAAAACTACCGTAGGAAAGATAGAAACCGCCAACGGTGGAACTTTGATGTTGGATGAAATTGGCGATCTGCCAATGGCATTGCAAGCCAAATTACTGCGCTTCTTGCAAGAGCGGAGCATTGAACGTGTTGGGGGACGCCAGGAAATACCCATTGATATCAGGGTGCTAGGCGCCACGCATCAAAATTTGAAAAGCTTGATCAGCGAAGGCAAATTCCGCGAGGACTTGTACTATCGCTTGGCCGAAATTGTGCTTGAGATTCCGCCTTTACGGGAACGCTGTGGTGATGCAGTTTTGTTGGCCAATGTCTTTTTGAAAAAATATGCAGCAGAGCGGCGTCGGCCGACCATGAGTTTTGCTGAGGACGCGGTACGAGCCATTGAATTGCACCAATGGCCCGGGAATGTCCGGGAATTGCAAAATGTGGTGAAAAGAGCCTCCATTATGGCGGATGGGGATCGGGTCACAGTGCAAGATATTGACCTACCTGTTGAAGTCCCGGATCTTGAGTCCAATGACAGTTTCCCAAGCCTTAAGGTTGTTCGTGAAAACGCCGAGCGTGAGGCTGTGGTTAACGCATTGGCACGCTCCAACGGAAACATTGGTAAAGCAGCGTTAATGCTTGGGGTGAGTCGCCCCACTCTTTACGACTTGATGAGCAAATTGAATATAACTTGA
- the prsK gene encoding XrtA/PEP-CTERM system histidine kinase PrsK, with amino-acid sequence MFQSRMLNGLVDLGLIGDGLAMLVYAAFAVYFIRRLWWTRTAIANPVSLTFLLALMCSGIWAAFNLVGKWQGSQYPLMQWLTPFADWLRYGLWFTFLLLLLQPNAEKRQNGPVSQFLPFVLAGLGFGLVLLFARGSDEKLSSDLARYSAFALLAQAVLGLLLVEQLLRNATEDSRWNVKPVCLGLGTIFAFDLFTYSQAALFRQFDGDALVVRSAVHACAVPVLFVASRRHVNWLEKLHVSRAAVFHSASLLLVGSYLLLVSAIGYYVRFTGGEWGRALQLALVSGALLALAALVLSGSMRSRLKVYISKNFFNYRYDYREEWLRFTATLSSDDPSQGMGVVVVRALANLVESPAGALWLQHNSDQVLNQTARWNLPVDTNHEPINSQFSEFLRSQAWILDLDHIRANPAQYANVHVPAWLLGDTKYWLLIPLLVGEELFGFVILGHARATIEINWEVRDLLKTASRQASSYLAQMLASEALLESKKFDSFNRMSAFVVHDLKNIVTQLSLMLKNAQRLRDNPEFQQDMLDTVENSLAKMRQLMLQLREGEKPHGIVSGVDLAQILKRLVATTAAKGRKLELHLEAAVSTRGHDERIERVIGHVVQNALDATPRGGRVVAVLTRSGSQACVKITDDGCGMTEEFIQNRLFKPFQSTKESGMGIGAYESYQYLQELGGKISVESKVQQGTVVTILLPLFHTSAMSENSEPLHQ; translated from the coding sequence ATGTTCCAATCACGCATGCTGAATGGTTTGGTGGATCTCGGTCTAATTGGTGACGGCTTGGCAATGCTGGTCTATGCCGCGTTCGCTGTCTATTTCATCCGTCGTTTATGGTGGACTAGAACCGCGATTGCCAATCCGGTTTCCCTGACCTTCTTGCTTGCACTTATGTGCAGCGGGATTTGGGCTGCGTTCAACCTGGTAGGTAAATGGCAGGGTAGCCAATACCCCTTGATGCAATGGTTGACACCGTTTGCCGATTGGTTGCGCTACGGTCTCTGGTTTACCTTCCTCCTGTTACTGCTCCAGCCAAATGCCGAGAAAAGGCAGAATGGGCCAGTTTCTCAGTTCCTGCCCTTTGTTCTGGCCGGCCTTGGATTCGGTCTTGTCCTGCTGTTTGCCAGAGGATCAGATGAGAAACTAAGCAGCGATCTGGCGCGGTATTCAGCCTTTGCGCTACTGGCACAAGCAGTTCTTGGATTGCTTCTGGTCGAGCAATTGCTCCGCAATGCGACGGAAGATTCGCGCTGGAATGTCAAGCCTGTCTGTCTTGGGCTAGGCACCATCTTTGCGTTCGATTTGTTTACCTATTCACAGGCCGCCCTTTTCCGCCAATTTGATGGCGATGCCTTGGTGGTTAGGTCCGCTGTCCATGCCTGCGCCGTCCCGGTGCTTTTTGTCGCATCCCGGCGCCATGTCAATTGGCTGGAAAAGCTACATGTCTCCCGAGCCGCAGTCTTCCATTCGGCTAGCCTTTTGCTGGTGGGCAGCTATTTACTGCTCGTTTCGGCGATCGGATACTACGTTCGATTTACCGGTGGCGAATGGGGGCGGGCCTTGCAACTGGCCTTGGTATCGGGAGCCTTGTTAGCCCTTGCCGCGCTGGTTCTGTCTGGTTCCATGCGATCTAGACTTAAAGTCTATATCAGTAAAAACTTCTTTAATTATCGGTATGACTACCGCGAAGAATGGCTCCGCTTTACCGCGACCTTATCTTCAGATGACCCATCGCAAGGCATGGGTGTCGTGGTGGTCAGGGCTTTGGCGAATTTAGTGGAAAGCCCCGCCGGAGCTTTATGGTTGCAGCACAACTCAGACCAAGTGTTGAATCAAACGGCGCGATGGAATTTGCCGGTTGATACCAACCATGAGCCCATCAACTCGCAGTTCAGTGAGTTTTTGCGCAGCCAGGCATGGATCCTCGACTTGGACCACATCCGTGCCAATCCGGCACAGTACGCCAATGTACACGTCCCGGCTTGGTTGCTCGGTGATACGAAATACTGGTTGTTGATTCCTCTTTTGGTGGGTGAGGAATTATTTGGCTTCGTGATCTTGGGGCATGCGCGTGCCACCATCGAAATCAATTGGGAGGTTCGGGATCTATTGAAGACCGCCAGCCGTCAAGCGTCCAGCTATCTTGCGCAAATGCTCGCATCGGAAGCATTGTTGGAATCAAAAAAATTCGATTCCTTCAACCGAATGTCTGCTTTTGTTGTTCATGATCTTAAAAATATCGTGACTCAGCTTTCTTTGATGCTGAAGAATGCTCAACGCTTGCGAGATAACCCGGAATTTCAACAAGACATGCTCGATACTGTGGAGAATTCTTTGGCGAAAATGCGCCAATTGATGCTCCAGTTACGTGAAGGTGAAAAGCCTCACGGCATTGTCAGCGGTGTTGATCTTGCACAAATCTTGAAGCGTTTGGTCGCTACTACAGCCGCTAAAGGTAGAAAACTCGAGCTTCATTTGGAGGCGGCCGTCAGTACCCGAGGGCATGACGAGCGAATTGAGCGGGTAATCGGCCATGTGGTGCAGAATGCTTTAGATGCCACACCGCGGGGCGGGCGGGTTGTTGCGGTGCTGACACGTTCCGGAAGCCAGGCCTGTGTAAAGATTACCGACGACGGTTGTGGCATGACTGAAGAGTTCATTCAAAATCGCCTATTCAAGCCGTTCCAGTCGACAAAGGAATCGGGTATGGGAATCGGCGCTTATGAAAGCTATCAGTATCTGCAGGAACTGGGGGGCAAAATCTCAGTGGAAAGCAAAGTACAACAAGGGACGGTGGTGACCATCTTGCTACCACTTTTTCATACTTCAGCGATGTCTGAAAATTCTGAGCCTCTGCACCAATGA
- a CDS encoding TIGR03013 family XrtA/PEP-CTERM system glycosyltransferase, producing MVRIFSHYLHRQTLLHVLFDLGLILFAVVAVVLSQGDGVASTIPFVASHGLSLAGCMFIINSASGLYQHVHNRSITESCARALLGLMFGLPLAYAIFSFLPTNAGHRELITLGAMVAVAAVMVHRVYAAHSATQTRSRILIFGCGAAAKSVGATLKASDPQAQIVGYLPGPNEESSCIADDQIIQMQGTLTDTARRLNVNEIVVALSERRGGSMPLRQLLDCKLYGIRVVDIATHFEKTLAQIKISHVNAGWLIFGDGFNQGVVRTAIKRVFDVISASLIFIAALPVMLVTAVFIKLESTGPVFYRQERVGLNGKPFKVIKFRSMRTDAEKDGKPRWATLNDDRVTKVGRFIRKVRIDELPQLINVLQGDMSMVGPRPERQYFVDELINKIPYFAVRQSVKPGVTGWAQVRYEYGSTVEDSVEKLQYDLYYVKNHTMFLDMLIMLETVAVVLTGKGAR from the coding sequence ATGGTCCGGATTTTCAGTCACTACCTGCACAGGCAGACACTGCTTCATGTCCTTTTCGACTTGGGCTTGATCCTGTTCGCCGTCGTTGCCGTGGTGCTCAGTCAAGGCGATGGCGTGGCCTCCACGATTCCTTTCGTGGCGTCACATGGCCTGTCCCTGGCTGGCTGCATGTTCATCATCAATTCGGCAAGTGGTCTCTACCAACATGTCCACAATCGTTCGATCACCGAATCCTGTGCCCGGGCGCTGCTGGGCTTGATGTTTGGTCTGCCACTTGCTTACGCCATTTTCAGTTTCCTGCCGACCAATGCGGGCCACCGTGAACTGATTACCCTGGGCGCCATGGTGGCTGTGGCTGCAGTGATGGTGCACCGGGTGTACGCGGCGCACTCTGCGACGCAAACCCGTAGCCGAATCCTAATTTTTGGTTGCGGTGCAGCAGCAAAGTCTGTTGGTGCCACGTTGAAGGCATCTGACCCCCAGGCGCAAATCGTCGGCTATCTTCCCGGTCCCAACGAAGAAAGTTCCTGCATCGCCGATGATCAAATCATCCAGATGCAAGGCACCTTGACGGACACCGCTCGCCGTCTCAATGTCAATGAAATCGTGGTCGCCTTGTCGGAACGTCGCGGTGGCAGTATGCCCTTGCGCCAGTTGCTTGATTGCAAGCTGTACGGTATTCGCGTCGTTGATATCGCCACGCACTTCGAAAAGACTCTGGCGCAGATCAAGATTAGTCACGTTAACGCCGGTTGGTTGATTTTCGGCGATGGCTTCAATCAAGGCGTGGTGCGCACCGCCATCAAGCGCGTGTTCGACGTCATCTCTGCTTCGCTCATTTTTATCGCCGCCTTGCCGGTCATGCTGGTTACTGCGGTGTTTATCAAGCTGGAGTCCACCGGCCCAGTTTTCTACCGCCAGGAGCGGGTAGGCCTGAATGGCAAACCATTCAAGGTGATCAAGTTCCGCAGCATGCGAACCGATGCAGAAAAGGATGGCAAGCCACGTTGGGCGACGCTCAATGATGACCGGGTGACCAAAGTTGGTCGATTCATCCGCAAGGTGCGGATCGATGAGCTGCCCCAACTGATCAACGTCCTGCAAGGCGATATGAGCATGGTCGGCCCTCGCCCTGAGCGCCAGTACTTTGTTGATGAGTTGATCAACAAGATCCCCTATTTTGCAGTTCGGCAGAGCGTCAAGCCCGGTGTTACTGGTTGGGCGCAGGTGCGCTACGAATATGGTTCGACAGTTGAAGATTCGGTCGAAAAATTGCAATACGACCTCTATTACGTCAAGAACCACACCATGTTCCTTGACATGCTGATCATGCTTGAAACCGTCGCCGTGGTGCTGACGGGTAAAGGTGCCCGCTGA